One genomic window of Conger conger chromosome 7, fConCon1.1, whole genome shotgun sequence includes the following:
- the LOC133133678 gene encoding skin secretory protein xP2-like gives MDGCKLYCFIYFVVAMGLVTRSRGQLFLPVLEDTTHATYAPEATSKVNDTAPTEMKKTSGPEPSTTAPKRTTIVHSTVTPKVKICIAWFEIGKDQTGQLLILVGLLGIVCILLLVVAAVLACKLCYLRGQVRGSYPTRSNGAGNWDASQGDKEVAGTGGEETSVMLEEVKLVKDEEAAQPGVQGAADKAGNSGEGDAGSAKEPNGGSTAAAPASEPAPATEPEPEESPSPQTSRPTASEPAMDNA, from the coding sequence ATGGACGGCTGCAAACTCTACTGCTTTATATACTTTGTTGTTGCTATGGGATTGGTAACACGTTCCAGAGGTCAGCTATTTCTACCTGTGCTTGAAGATACAACTCATGCCACATATGCGCCGGAGGCTACGAGCAAGGTCAATGATACTGCCCcgacagaaatgaaaaaaacgtCTGGCCCAGAACCTTCCACAACGGCCCCAAAGAGAACCACCATCGTCCATAGCACAGTAACGCCCAAAGTAAAGATCTGCATTGCTTGGTTTGAGATTGGGAAGGATCAGACGGGTCAGTTACTGATACTAGTCGGCCTGCTGGGGATCGTCTGCATTCTTCTGCTGGTCGTTGCGGCAGTCCTGGCCTGCAAGTTGTGCTACCTCCGGGGCCAGGTGCGGGGGAGCTATCCCACCCGCTCCAACGGCGCGGGAAACTGGGACGCCAGCCAGGGGGACAAAGAGGTTGCGGGAACGGGTGGGGAGGAGACCAGTGTGATGCTGGAGGAGGTGAAGCTGGTCAAAGATGAGGAGGCGGCCCAGCCCGGAGTCCAGGGGGCGGCCGACAAGGCGGGGAATTCCGGGGAAGGAGACGCCGGCTCCGCCAAGGAGCCCAACGGCGGATCGACCGCCGCAGCTCCAGCATCAGAACCGGCCCCTGCCACCGAACCGGAACCCGAGGAGAGCCCGTCTCCGCAAACCAGCCGTCCGACAGCTTCAGAGCCCGCTATGGACAATGCCTAG